The DNA region TATGCAGAAGCCTAGAAACAGAGGAAAGCCATAAAACACAGAgaagtttcttttcctttcaatgCCAATGAATTGAGATTTACTATGAGCAAAGGCTCACAAATAGTAAAGCCTGCTTATTTCTCTATTCCCACTACTTCATTTTAAGTAAAAAGCTCTAAGCGTGATACGAATAAAAACTTTATGCTAATAGTTTCAGTGGTGTTATTTTCTGGATAAGGCTCGGACCAATTAATTCTTTCATGTTAATTTCCTCTTCTCTTTTATCCCACTGgataatttccaattgaaacAGTACAAGAAATTGGCGAGTGCAAGAGATTCGCCCCTTCATTGCCCATGATTTAGGTGAAAAAAAGGTCACAAAAGATCAAAACCACAAAAACCACCCATATAAAACCCCACCAGTAATTACAGCTTGAAtcccaaaccaaaaaaaaaaaaaatgcacaaatgAGAAAATAGGCACCAAAAGAATAAGAACTTCAAATATTGTACTTGGGGCTCGTTTTCTCTCTCTTGAGTGACTGAACTCCGATTTTGGGAGGGGTAAAGGGAGGGGGGAGAGTAGAGTCGACGGGGTAGTGGTTTTGGGAGGGGGGAGAGGGATTCACAAAGGGATGGAggagaagaggagaagaaggatTTGACaaagaagggagagagagagagagagagagagagagagagagagagagagagagagagagagagagagagagcattagACCACTTTTAAGAAACCAGGTTTGCCATATCATTAGTGTGTGGTGTTGGAAATAAGACCGGTCTAAGAGTAGAATTACTCATTAATTAATGTGGTAACCCTTTTAGGCACGCGGTAACACTTATGGCCTTGATTCAATTGTTAAAAGGGTTGATTTAGTGcacatattttattcaaattttcttctGTATCAGTTGATCACGAGAGGACTGTTCAACAATGATTTCAGACAATATGTAATCTAAGAGATTCAAGTCTCATGGTGATACAGTGCGTTTTGACTTTCCCGCCTCTAATTAGCTACTTCATCACGGGTGAACCTGTTAGACCCTCTAGAAAAGTTACCCCGTGACAAGTGACACACTCACTGACATGCCTAGTTGGCCCCCAGGGTGAGCCATCAGCATGCCATGGCAAGTCTACGGACCAGCCAGCGcccatggcccatgccatgggCCATTTTTAGCACCAGCCAGCACCAATCAGGTCGTGGATCCCACATGAGCCCCACGGTCAGAATTTTAtcaacattttattattttaataaaatcatctagtatttatatatttcattattttcttgttttagtataactaggaattaattccttaGGCTAGTGTtactaggaattaattcctttCTAGGATTTATTTCCTTGTTCAAATACCATTAGGACTCTCCCCTTGTAAGCATATATAAAGGCCACCCCAATCccatttttcattatcttttgacaAATTCCCTTTGTGGTTGGCTTaggtctcgtttgttttcagagatgagatgagatgagatgagataagctCTTTTGAGAtatattgagataagatgagattagataaaatatatgtttgtttttagagattagatgagattagTTTGAAAGGAGAATAGTTAGTAATATGATTGGACCCACAAGTACTTGTAGTACTTTTAACacctattttatttgtttatttatttatcaatggtgcaccctttttttttgctactttgtttcttttttttctaaccatttggtcaaaactttttttgtttttttcgttgcttcctttatttatttatttactaataatgtaatttttttttttggctccttcctttaaaaaaaaaatgtcaatttttatttatttttttgctgcttcctttattttttttaaccatttggtcatttttttttttttttgctgcttcatttgtttatttataagcCATTggtgcaagtttttttttttttaaaccatttggtcaatttttttcttttctatttttttgttgctttatttgtttatttatttaccaattgtgggaatttttttttccactgcttcaattttttttttaactgagagaaaccatttggtcagttttttttgtttttttttcctgctttctttgtttatttatttatcaatgatgtaattttttatttattttctgcttcctttatttatttaccttatgtgtaaaaaaaatttcttttaatcaaatattttgctagccattattaatatttgttaaaaaaaacacaacctcatttatgttatatatattccttaaatatgaagtaaaaataaataaataaatttccatATAAATCCAAAATTTTAGCTCATCTACCATTTCTCGTTAAATAAGTAATCAAATAGtttcaaaatgaaatattaagCAATTCACAGAGCATTCATAATGTTGGTATCGGGGTTAGCATAAAATACATCAATTGTCCAAAATAACAAAGTACACAAACTCggtgaaaaatacatatattaaatacaCCATCCCAATTGAAATAACACCATCAATTTCCATCCCTAGCTTCCCACATAGAAATGGCATTCTCATCTCTAATTGCCGCCATAGCGTGGCTTGCTTCAGTCGTCATGTCTATATTATGAGATGAGGATGTCCAGCCACCATCCTCAAGCTCAATAGGTGGTAGCTGAAACCTACTAGAATTTTCAAATATCCAGTCATCGGGGGTCACCGTTCTAATAAAGTTGTGCAACGCACAACATGCTGTTATAATTAGTCACTGCTGCCCAACAGAATATTTAGGCATTACCTCGAAAATTTTGAAACGTTCTTTTATGACACCAAAAGTTCGTTCTATAATATTACGGATCGTTGAGTGACGGTAATTGAAATAATCTTTATACCCTTGAAATTCCCTTTGGTTGTGCCGATCACTCATATGATATCGTTCTCTTGGATAAGGGGGCAGCAATCCCGTAGTGCATGGGTAAGCTGAATCCACAAGATAATACTGAcctaatattttcatttaaattcaaagtacatagtttaattaatataagtgaaaaataatttaggtggaactttataatatttgaaaaagttaaaaaaatagaaaaaagaaaaaaagatgcttACCCTCAGGTGGCCATGGAAAACGGGTTTATGAATCACTTGCTGCATGGTGTAAGACACGGGCATCATGGGCTGAGCCCTCCCATccagtatatataaatataaactttATATCGAAATCAACTATGGCCAACACATTCTGGGAGACTCGCCCCAATCTATTGCGATATGCCTCACGCAACTCAGCTGGGACGACAGCCTTCATCATTGTACCATCCATCGCACCAATGCAACCCTatcaagtaaaaaataaatctgtTAATAATAAACTACCTCTTAGATGCCTGACACAAACATATTGTGTGCTAATAGGAAGTTTGAACACTATGCCTTACCTTAAACCACGGATAATTGCGACAGTTGGTAGAAATATAAGGGTGCACGCTGTCCCTATGTGTTGGCACAATCAAGTGTCTCCCAACCTCACATAATGCTTTGATTACCCGCCTAACGtatttattaattgtttatGTGGAATGTTGAAACCTATCCCCAACAACTCGATGGACACTTCCATGGCCCACAAGTAGGCAAAACATACCCACAGCTTCCTCCACCGTCACTTCTCTTCTAGAATCACGTAATAAGTTATGGTTACGTAACGCTTCGCATAAGGCGCGGAATGTGCGTACCTCTAACCGAAACATATCCTTGCAGTTTTTTGGATGTCCATTTAAGATTCCTATAATATATTCATGCTTGCGGAGGCCTATATTATGTTGTGGCATTGGGTGATTCCTTCTTCGTCGGCTTCTCAGTATCCTAGTTACATTTAGGATATCTCTTACCTCCAAGAGATTATTACTATTATCACTATCACTCCCTTCAGTCTGCCCATTGTTATCATCCATTCTCTACTTCTAGACAATGAATTGTACTAATAAATcaagaataccaaacacaagAAGAGTGGCTAATGataaataaaacagaaaattcGCACGATAGTATAAAAAATACCGGATGTAAGATTCTTACCTTATTTTTTGATGAAACTACCTTTGATAGAACTTCACAGGAATTGATGCCCTCTGGATCACGTTCAAGATCTACAACTACCCGTAGGCAAATAATTAGAGAAGTCAGATTACAATTTTGTAATACAAGACACAAGAAAAGTAGTAGCTTGATATTAATTTTCCAATTTTGGCAAGATACATGTAATTGTTAATCTCTAACATTAACAATTACATGTAAAAAAGAAAGTTTACATGTGTCCACAATCTATATTAAAACAACAAAAGCTAATATCACAAGGGCCCATAAGTAATCAAACCAACATACGAAATAACATCACATAAGTGCATCAGGTCCAAATAGGTTCAAACCAACAACCGGTAAAACATAATCTAATAAGTTGTCTCTCAATACATAACAACGTAAATGAAAATGCATAAGCTCACAATGACTAATTCTATGATCTATCTATAGCCTAATGCACAACCAACACAAGATCAACATTGCATAGCCCACGCTCGCCGATGGACATCATCCATCTCCAGAAATCCTTCTTGAACCATGGGATTCAATAACTTATCGAACACACGGTAGAAAACATCGTCTGGCAGTGGGGGCTCAAATGCCTGTAAAATGGCAATGGACTGACGAAAAGGGCTCCAACCTGAATCACTATTCAAGCCACCTTCGTCCCCTCTACTTCGCTTTTCCCCTGATGCTTCCCCTCTACCTTCATAAGACTTTCGGCGTGCTTCATAGGAACGAGTTATCACTGCACACATTTTCGATATTTCCTCATCAGTTTTGTCGATTGCCCTTTCCTTTTGACGCCGTCGGGAGGACCGACTCGATGGCTGCCCCATGTCCATGGAAAATTGCGTCGAGCCATCATGAATGAAATCCCCACCGGATTGGGTGCCAAGTGACGGGCCCCGACGTTGCATCTCTGCATCAAGACACGCCTCATCATCCGAATCTGGCGGTGGTTCGGTGGACGCGTGGTGGAGTGTGTCCATGGCAACGCTAGCACCAAAAATTGTACACAACTTTGCATATCGTGGACAGCCAGAGGTACGAAACTTCTTCAATTTTTGGTTGGCCTGGTCAAAAGgtcaatatctatatattagaGAGTTGTTAAGGCGACAATAATTATCtaactttataacattgttAATGGGATTAttgacaaatattataaaacccATGGTTAGAGCTTCCTTACCCTAATGGCATTTGCCCAATGTTGGTCGCTCCCTAAAACCGTTTTGGTATTGGGGTCCCATCACATACCAGTTTGGTGCATCAGGTCAGTGAAAAGATGCTGCATTTGCTTCAGCCTATGTATTTTTCCTTTAACTTGGGTCGCATCATACGTCTTGGAGCCTAGAGATGTAAGGCGTGCAGCATAGTTTGTGTGGTCCCTAGCTGTGATCTTTCCAGCCCTCAGTGAACCGCTAAGGGTGTCAGCGTACATCATGTTAATGAACTTGTCCTTCATGTCGTCCCCCCATATTTCACGATCAACGTGTGAAAGTTCCGAATCGGTGTCCATGAAAAAATGCTAATAATATGACATTAGATATGGTTTGGAAACGAGGTAAGAAAACATATCTCGAAAATTTTGAaacagaaaattaaataaaaactgcTTTTTAGAGACGTGGGCCATACCTGGCGAGAGTAAGATAGTCGAGACGAGCGTAGGTAGTAACGCTAACAAATAAATAAGGTTGTTAAAAATTATTAGACAAATTATTAATAGTAGACAGCTTGGAAGTATGAGATGGCTGAGTGGCGAGGtaaaaaaggatttgaagtATGAGACaaacatagaaataaaattatactaataatCATTTGCATCTAAACGTTATGTGAAAATTTCCGACACTGGTTCATTAATTTTACAGCCTGATGATAATGTTTTGGtatctatctatatattgaGACATCCATTTGGCTACTGTATGCACAAGGCCAACCAAATCAACATGCTAGCTTGTTCAATCATTATAACTAAACACTTTTAACCAATTataactaaaaaaagaaaaacaacaaaccTATTTAACCAATCATTCTAGACATAAGAAAAGCAAATGCCTAGAGAAGAAcaataaaaaacttttaaaataaatatataaaagaagtggGGCATGTATAAGAACATCAATAATATGAAACAATTGTTTCTAATTgacatttaaatacaaaaatatatataaatgaatctgatttttttttttaaataaatgaatcTGATTGAATGTGTTAAGAAGCTAAAAAATTGTGAATtgcttgtgttttttttttccaattcctTGTGATAAGAagcttgggttttttttttttttccaattcctTGTGAATTCCTGATttcctgtttgtggttgattcctgcaattaatttcttgtttactCTAAAATTTCAGGGATTTGGGCAATTCTAATATCTCTGGGACTTTAGGTTCAGAGCTTGGCGAGCTCAAGCATCTACAGTACTTGTATGTATTGATATTCTCTTTTAGCATTTCCAAAAGTTGTTTTGAACTTTCATTTGTGTTGTGTCTGTTCACCGAggtaaactaaagaaaaacaaaagaacttATATTTTGACTCTTATATATTCTATCGTGTTGCATAAGTTAGCTCAATTCGCATGATTAGATTGTTGGAAAATTAAACGCAGTCCCAATTTAGGGAAGAAATCTTAATATCAAGTTTCCCCTAGCTgactataattattaaataaagtaATTGACTAATTGGGTGTAAAATCTTTAATGGGCTGCAGGGAGCTTTATAGGAATGAGATAGGAGGTAAAATCCCAAAAGCATTGGGTAAGTTGAAGAATCTTGTCAGCATGGATTTGTATGAAAAAAGATTTGAAGGAGAAATCCCAAAATCTTTATCCAAGTTAAAGTCACTCAGATTTCTGTAAGTACCGGTATATTTCCATTGACTAGCTGGAAGATTTTGAACttcacaatttatttttttgcatgatTATGTCATTTGATATGGTTTGAATTAATGATACAGACGGTTAAGCAACAACAAGCTGACAGGGTCAATCCCAAGGGAGCTCACCAACCTCTCTAACCTCAAAGTTTTGTAAGTTtgattttggaaaaagaaaaaccacaaaaaaaaaaagagtctatTGATTTCCTAATTTCTGTTACTGATTGTATTAGTATACTTCCTGTTTTGAATTATTGATGCTTAGCGATGTTTCGAACAACAATCTATGTGGAACAGTTCCTGTAGATGGCCCTTTTGCCACATTCCCAATGGAAAGGTACCTACCATCACACTATTCCTTGACCAAATCAGATATATATACCAGGCTATTTACTTTTAATAGAGTACTTGGAGATCACAGTGATCTCCTAATTGCTTCTTTTCCCCCATCCAAGGCATGGAACAAATCATTGCCTAAAGGATAGCATGAAATGTCTCAAATAACCGAGTTTCCAAATGAGTTATATGTTGGGTTTGGTCATCTAGAGAATGTTAAGGTCCCATGTAAGGACATTAAAATGTGTATTCCCGACActcacacatacatatatatgccaGTGAGTAACTAAGACATCTGATTGATTGTGAATTGTAAAAATTAACATCCAAAAAATTCTTCATCTCCCAAAGTAGCTGTATTGACCACAGTTAAAATGGTGTTTATAGTAACAAGTTGCCTATTCCTATTCTTCTTGGCACTTATACAATGCCAACCAAATCAACTTGCTAACTTGTTCAATCATTATAACTAAACACATTTAaccaattataattaaaaaaaaaaaaaaattcaacaagcCCATTTAACCAATTATCAAGACCAAAtggtttttatgaataaaacaatgggtataaaatatcaaattattaaCAAATCTTGCATCCAAAAGTTACACAGATTAGATAAATACATGCATAAATTAGAGTTCATAAACTGGAAAATTAAATAAGGGGGCAAACCAAAATTACCTGGTATGAGCGTGTCTTAGGGCCCTTTGTGCTCGACTTATGGAGGGTTCGGCCTCTAATGACAGATTTGGAGCAACGGGAGCAAGGCTTGCAGATCTTCATAGGGGTGGCTGCTTTCTGGTTATGAATGTCAATTTTATAGACCATTTTCCTCTATAAGAGACAACAAGGCTCAACACACGACTGCTTCTCCACTATTACAATGACAGGAGCTTATTAATTATGTTTCCAACGTCGGTCACTTCTTTCCGTCTTTCAGCTGCACAACATATCCTTTACACACACTGTCAAGATTTGGCACACAATTTGGTCACAATATAGGATGAATATTCTGAGCAACCATGTAGTAGAGATTCGCACGACAATGTGCAACAGAGTAGGAAAATCAATCGGCTTCAAGAACAGTGGCTTCTGATAAAATCAATCCGCTTCAAGAACAGTGGCTTCCGATGGACATACCCAAGCAAACAAAGAACCACCGTGGGGGGCTGGCTGAGAAATATAAGGGTTTGGAGGGTTCACTGTGATTCATCCAAAATACAGCAATGGTGGGTTTTTGGGTTTCTTTGGAGATGGCAGTAGATCGAGAATGAAGAAGGGATAAGAAGTGTGGAGTTGTGACTCTCTTTGATCAAGTCTTGTCCAGTCACCATCGAATTCGTGCTTCAATGGAGGAAAACGATGGGCCTCGTTCTGAAATTGCTTTTGACCGTTCGGGAAGAGgaagatgtgaaaaaaaaaaaaaaaaaaaaaagtatgggaAGAGTTCGGtatactttctttattttttttctgcaATGTTGTTGTGGTGTTCTTCCTCCAAGTAATGAGTATGGGAAGAGAAATATCaggaaaaaaaagtttgaaaagtgcTTTTTCAGAAATATCAGTAATGAGTACAGGAAGAGGAGTGCTTTTTGACCGTTTAGTGcactttacattttttttctgcAGTGAAATATCATGTCATTGTAcagtatatttaaaatatattaatagagAGAGTAGTATTGAGATAAAAAGTGAGATTTggagagatgaaaacttgagatataaaatgagtgtttgtttttagagatcaTTTTACCGTACGaaaactttgaaaaatttttaaagttttgtgTTTTATCCCCAtaaacaaacaaggccttatttgttcttgagatctctTTCGGTGCTTGGCACTTGGGTTATTTGAGTGTAACCCATGTGAATCCCAAATAGAGATTCAACACCTTGACGTTTGTGGACGGGTGTTGCTTCATCTATCAATCTATGAgcaagtttgtttctcttttccattattgagtttcaatcttgttatttacttattatttgcattactctttttgcacTTAACATTATATCACACGCCCCATATCATCCCAATACACTAGATCTACTTTGCCAAGTAGATCTAGCCTTGTTGGATTATTCCCTTCATATTTCCTTCACTTCCATATCAATCCATCACCAtattatcatccatataccttCCATAATCCTAGATCTAAACCCCTTTCATCATAAAGCCCTAGATCTACACTAGATCTAGTGCCTCTATATTTCCTACCATAAACCCTAACCTCCATAaggattttctatattttaggaaatcttaaaccctagcctcacttccaTAATTACCATAATACCACCCAAGAGGCGCTTACCATAGCCTAATCACACCATTCGGCTATCATCATACCATACCATACCATCATCAtcccatacaccataccatcccACCAAGATCCAATTCACAAACCACAGACACCCATCATCCATATTCACTAAATCTCATCACTCAAGTCTAGACTCAAGTAAGAAGGCGAGCAAGAAGGATAGGCTCATCGGTCATAGTTGGGTGAAGCGGATCTAGAGAACCATAGTGTTTAGGGACTAGACCGAGGTCCCTAACAAAACCTCACATGACCGAGTCTTTACTCGTCCATGGTTCTTTCCTTGCCCAGCCAGTGGGCCTAGGCCCAACACTCTTAATTATCaaccactatatatatatggaaaaatttaattgcaaTCATAACTGTATACTAATATGTATcttaatctaatgtgattagtcaaaaaatagattttattgaaaccaatactaatttaaattttgaatatgaaggaatcaatATTGTTATGTAGATTAGTACATGACTTTActtatacgtagcaaaactctatatatACATTGAGTGGAATATTGTTAACGAGGAATAATGGCCTTTTTACTTAAATGTGCATATACTTTATTATATACGCGGTCTCGTATAATTCTGAGATGTAGTAATATGGATGATCAAGATCAATATTTTGTATGTATATAATAAACATCCATTTGGGGTAGAATATATAGAAGAACGAACAAATTCCTTATAAGGAATTTGATGAATATAGTTGACAATCTCATCCATTAATTTGTAGGTATCTTTGAACAGGGTGGCTCCACAAAATTAATGAACCATATCGCACATATTATATGGAACTGATTCTCcattaatattaatgtattttataatataaa from Carya illinoinensis cultivar Pawnee chromosome 6, C.illinoinensisPawnee_v1, whole genome shotgun sequence includes:
- the LOC122312790 gene encoding leucine-rich repeat protein 2-like yields the protein MRWLSGEVKKDLKDLGNSNISGTLGSELGELKHLQYLELYRNEIGGKIPKALGKLKNLVSMDLYEKRFEGEIPKSLSKLKSLRFLRLSNNKLTGSIPRELTNLSNLKVFDVSNNNLCGTVPVDGPFATFPMERYLPSHYSLTKSDIYTRLFTFNRVLGDHSDLLIASFPPSKAWNKSLPKG